A region of the Candidatus Krumholzibacteriia bacterium genome:
GTAGCACGCGGCACGGCCGTCCGAGCGCGAGAGGGGTGAAGCGCCCGCCGCGGAGAAGACCCACGCGCTTGCCATAGGTCACGAAGAGACTGCCATCGCCGAGCGGCACCACGTTGTAGACCAGCGCTCGCAAGAGGCGCTGGCCCAGACGGAAGCGACCGGCGGCGCGCTCCCACCAGGGCGCGGGGATCTTGCCGAGCAATTCCGGTGGCGCCGTTCCCTGCTGGCGATACAGGCGCGTGCGGCGCGAGAGCAGCATCGAATCCGTTGCCAGCCACTCGACAGCGTAGCCGCGGAGGCGGCGTTCTTCGCTCACCGACCAGGTCATGACGATCTCAGACAGGCTCGGGGACATCGCCGGCCGGCGCTTCGCGCTTCCGGCAGAAGTAGGGCCCCAGGACGAGGACATCCATCTTCGTGCGCAGGAAGCAGTCCACCGCCTGCGCCGGGTGCTCGACGATGGGCTCGTTCTCGTTGAAGCTCGTGTTGAGGATGACAGGGAGCCCAGTGCGTGCCGCAAAGGTCTGGATGAGGTCGTAGTACAGCGGGTTCTCCTCCCGGCGCACCGACTGCAGCCGCCCGGTGTCGTCCACGTGTCGCACCGCGGTGAGGCGCTCGCGCCACTCCGGGCGGATCTTGTACACGTGCAGCATGAACGGCGAAGGGTGGGTGTGCTCGAAGACCTCGCTCTGTCGCTCCGCCAGCACCGCCGGGGCGAAGGGACGGAAGGCCTCGCGGTGCTTGATGCGCGCGTTGAGCACCGCCTTCATGTCCGGGAGCCCGGGGTGGGTGAGGATGGAGCGGTTGCCGAGGGCCCGCGGGCCCCATTCCATCCGCCCCTGGAACCAGCCGACGACATTGCCGCGCTCGATCTCCGCCGCCGTCTCCTGCAGGAGCGCCGCGCGCTCGAGCTGAGTGTAGGCGACGCCGCGCTCCTCCAGTACCCGGCGCAGCTCCGCCTCGCCGTACTCCGGCCCGAGGAAGGCGTCGCGCATCACCCAGCGCTTGCCCTCTTTCAGGATGACGTTGCTCGTGTAGAGCGCCGCGCCCAGGGCGAGGCCGTCGTCCCCCGCTGCCGGCTGGATGCAGGTGGCGCGGAAGGGCGTGGAGTCGAAAATCTTGCCGTTGGCGACGCTGTTGAGCGCGCAACCGCCCGCGAGCACCAGCCGCTCTTCGGGAACGAGCCGGTGCAACAGGTGCAGGAGGTGCATGTACACCTTCTCGAAGCTCGCCTGCAGGCCGAAGGCGAGATCCTCGTCCCGGGTGGTGATCTCAGCGTGCTTCGCCCGCGGTGCACCGAAGAGCGACTCCATGTGCCGGGAGAAGTGGCGATCGAAGATCATGGTGCCTTCTTCGGTGATCCGCATGCCCTGGTTGGCGCCGAAGGGGACGAAGTACCGCGGGTTGAGCTTGAAGCCGTCCGAGGTGAGATCGACCATCTCGCCGAAATGCTCGGTGTAGGTATCGCGTCCGTAGGGGGCGAGGCCCATCACCTTGCCCTCGTCGCCGTAG
Encoded here:
- a CDS encoding carbamoyltransferase C-terminal domain-containing protein, which encodes MSVILGINAFHAGASAALLVDGVPVAAVAEERLNRIKYYAGFPKQSIQRCLDMAGLRFRDVDAVAIGRDRAANRAEKLKYVLSQPTKLLNLAKIGTTRRSLDDARELLVHHCGADPAELRCTQYNVEHHLAHTASAYFASDWERAAGLTVDGSGDFCTSMLCACEGDEIRVMHRIYVPHSLGSLYTMVCEFIGYGTYGDEGKVMGLAPYGRDTYTEHFGEMVDLTSDGFKLNPRYFVPFGANQGMRITEEGTMIFDRHFSRHMESLFGAPRAKHAEITTRDEDLAFGLQASFEKVYMHLLHLLHRLVPEERLVLAGGCALNSVANGKIFDSTPFRATCIQPAAGDDGLALGAALYTSNVILKEGKRWVMRDAFLGPEYGEAELRRVLEERGVAYTQLERAALLQETAAEIERGNVVGWFQGRMEWGPRALGNRSILTHPGLPDMKAVLNARIKHREAFRPFAPAVLAERQSEVFEHTHPSPFMLHVYKIRPEWRERLTAVRHVDDTGRLQSVRREENPLYYDLIQTFAARTGLPVILNTSFNENEPIVEHPAQAVDCFLRTKMDVLVLGPYFCRKREAPAGDVPEPV